The Psychrosphaera ytuae genome includes a region encoding these proteins:
- the iscA gene encoding iron-sulfur cluster assembly protein IscA: MAISLTDAAADRVRTFLDNRGKGLGLRLGVKTTGCSGLAYVLEFVDELQEGDEVFENNGVKVIVDAKSLVYLDGTQLDFVKNGLNEGFEFKNPNQKDECGCGESFTV, translated from the coding sequence ATGGCCATTAGCTTGACTGACGCAGCAGCAGACAGAGTAAGAACTTTTTTAGATAATCGAGGAAAGGGCTTAGGTTTGCGCCTTGGGGTTAAAACCACAGGGTGTTCTGGACTCGCCTATGTGTTGGAGTTTGTTGACGAACTTCAAGAAGGTGACGAAGTCTTCGAAAACAATGGCGTCAAAGTGATCGTCGATGCAAAAAGCCTTGTTTACCTAGACGGTACGCAATTGGACTTTGTTAAAAACGGTCTAAACGAAGGCTTTGAATTCAAAAATCCAAACCAAAAAGATGAGTGTGGCTGTGGCGAAAGCTTCACAGTATAA
- the iscU gene encoding Fe-S cluster assembly scaffold IscU — protein sequence MAYSDKVIDHYENPRNVGSFDKNDPSVATGMVGAPACGDVMKLQLKIDEQGIIEDAKFKTYGCGSAIASSSLVTEWVKGKSIDEAQKLSNTEIAEELALPPVKIHCSILAEDAIKAAIEDYKSKKGA from the coding sequence ATGGCTTATAGCGATAAAGTAATTGATCATTATGAGAACCCTCGTAACGTTGGTTCTTTCGACAAAAACGATCCAAGTGTAGCAACAGGTATGGTCGGTGCACCTGCTTGTGGTGACGTAATGAAGCTACAACTTAAAATTGATGAGCAAGGCATTATTGAAGACGCTAAGTTCAAAACATACGGTTGTGGATCAGCGATTGCTTCTTCTTCTTTGGTAACAGAGTGGGTTAAAGGTAAATCAATCGACGAAGCTCAAAAGCTGAGCAACACTGAAATTGCAGAAGAGCTTGCGCTACCGCCAGTTAAAATCCACTGCTCGATTTTAGCTGAAGATGCAATCAAAGCAGCAATCGAAGATTATAAGTCGAAAAAGGGTGCATAA
- a CDS encoding IscS subfamily cysteine desulfurase, producing the protein MKLPIYLDYAATTPVDPRVAKAMTDCLTMDGTFGNPASRSHRYGWQAEELVDIARNNIAELVNADPREIVFTSGATESNNLAIKGAAHFYSKKGKHIITAKTEHKAVLDTCRELERQGFEVTYLDVQANGLVDLDVLANAMRDDTVLVSIMHVNNEIGVKQDIAKIGEMCRERKIIFHVDAAQSAGKVPVDLGELKVDLMSFSAHKMYGPKGIGALYVRRKPRIRLEAQMHGGGHERGFRSGTLPVHQIVGMGEAARIAKEDMEKDTQHIIALRDRLWNGIKDIEETYINGDMDQRFPGIFNVSFNFVEGESLIMALKDMAVSSGSACTSASLEPSYVLRALGLSDELAHSSIRFSIGRFTTEEDIDHVVGQVNNAIDKLREMSPLWEMFKDGVDLSKIEWAGH; encoded by the coding sequence ATGAAGCTACCTATTTACCTAGATTATGCTGCAACAACACCGGTAGACCCGCGTGTTGCAAAAGCGATGACAGATTGTTTAACAATGGACGGCACGTTTGGTAACCCAGCGTCGCGTTCTCACCGCTACGGCTGGCAAGCTGAAGAGCTTGTCGATATTGCTCGTAACAACATTGCAGAGTTAGTAAACGCTGACCCACGTGAAATCGTATTCACGTCTGGCGCAACAGAATCAAACAACTTAGCAATTAAAGGTGCTGCGCATTTTTATTCTAAAAAAGGTAAGCACATCATCACTGCCAAAACTGAGCACAAAGCAGTTTTGGATACATGTCGTGAACTAGAGCGTCAAGGTTTTGAAGTAACGTATTTAGACGTTCAAGCGAACGGCCTTGTAGACCTTGATGTACTAGCAAATGCAATGCGTGACGATACGGTATTAGTATCTATCATGCACGTAAACAACGAAATCGGTGTGAAGCAAGACATCGCCAAAATTGGTGAAATGTGTCGCGAACGCAAAATCATTTTCCACGTTGATGCAGCACAAAGTGCAGGTAAAGTTCCGGTAGACCTAGGTGAATTAAAAGTAGACTTAATGTCTTTTTCTGCTCACAAGATGTATGGGCCAAAAGGTATCGGCGCATTGTATGTCCGTCGTAAGCCTCGTATTCGTCTTGAAGCGCAAATGCACGGTGGTGGTCATGAGCGTGGTTTCCGTTCTGGTACGCTTCCTGTTCACCAAATCGTAGGTATGGGTGAAGCAGCACGCATCGCTAAAGAAGACATGGAAAAAGACACTCAGCACATTATCGCGTTGCGTGACCGTCTGTGGAATGGCATCAAAGACATTGAAGAAACTTACATCAACGGTGACATGGATCAGCGTTTCCCAGGTATTTTCAACGTAAGCTTCAACTTTGTTGAAGGTGAAAGCTTAATCATGGCACTTAAAGACATGGCAGTATCTTCGGGTTCTGCGTGTACTTCTGCGAGCCTAGAGCCTTCATACGTTCTTCGTGCATTAGGTTTATCTGACGAGTTAGCGCACAGCTCAATTCGTTTCAGTATTGGTCGCTTCACAACAGAAGAAGACATAGATCACGTTGTTGGCCAAGTAAACAACGCAATCGATAAGCTACGTGAAATGTCACCACTTTGGGAAATGTTCAAAGATGGCGTAGACCTTTCAAAAATTGAGTGGGCTGGCCACTAA
- the iscR gene encoding Fe-S cluster assembly transcriptional regulator IscR: protein MKLSSKGRYAVTAMLDVALHASDGPVPLMDISERQGISLSYLEQLFAKLRKSQLVNSVRGPGGGYFLGREANLISINEVIAAVDESVDATKCAGQANCQGGSRCLTHKLWANLSDRIESFLSNITLGELVEQKDVKRIAERQDADNKAIRLIADSL from the coding sequence ATGAAACTTTCATCTAAAGGTCGATATGCAGTGACTGCCATGTTGGATGTAGCATTACATGCATCGGATGGCCCAGTGCCTCTAATGGACATTTCTGAGCGTCAAGGCATCTCTTTATCCTACCTCGAGCAGCTGTTTGCCAAGTTGAGAAAAAGCCAATTGGTCAATAGTGTTCGCGGTCCTGGCGGTGGATACTTTTTGGGTCGCGAAGCAAACTTGATTTCAATTAACGAAGTGATAGCGGCTGTAGACGAAAGCGTTGACGCGACCAAGTGTGCAGGTCAAGCGAATTGCCAAGGCGGCTCGCGCTGCTTAACGCATAAACTTTGGGCCAACCTTAGTGATCGCATAGAAAGCTTTTTGAGTAACATCACTCTTGGTGAGCTTGTCGAACAAAAAGACGTAAAACGCATTGCAGAGCGCCAAGATGCGGACAACAAAGCAATCCGATTGATTGCCGATAGCCTATAA
- the cysE gene encoding serine O-acetyltransferase, with protein sequence MFERIKEDIKSVYARDPAARGNMEILFNYPGLHAIWCQRLSHRLWNANWKWLARFISTIARWITGVEIHPGAKIGRRFFIDHGMGVVIGETAEIGDDVTVYHGVTLGGTSWNGGKRHPTLADGVVVGAGAKILGPILINKNARVGSNSVVVKEVPEGATVVGIPGRVVSKAAADKHEKRSKIAAKYGFDAYAVSPDNPDPVASAIGRMVDHISIMDEKITSLCTEVCKLGGDVCDKALPEIDLEDDFKAAEQAAAKQREAGMAGFDPKI encoded by the coding sequence ATGTTTGAGCGAATTAAAGAAGACATCAAAAGTGTATATGCAAGGGATCCTGCAGCACGTGGCAATATGGAAATTCTATTCAATTATCCTGGTTTGCATGCTATTTGGTGCCAACGTTTAAGTCATAGACTCTGGAACGCAAACTGGAAATGGCTGGCGCGCTTTATTTCGACCATTGCTCGCTGGATTACAGGTGTTGAGATTCATCCTGGGGCAAAAATCGGTCGTCGCTTTTTTATCGATCACGGTATGGGTGTCGTCATAGGCGAAACTGCCGAAATTGGTGATGATGTAACTGTTTATCACGGCGTGACACTTGGTGGTACGAGCTGGAATGGCGGAAAACGTCACCCAACGTTGGCCGATGGCGTTGTTGTTGGCGCCGGAGCTAAAATTCTTGGACCTATCCTAATTAATAAAAACGCTCGTGTTGGGTCTAACTCAGTTGTCGTCAAGGAAGTACCAGAGGGGGCAACAGTAGTAGGAATTCCAGGTCGAGTGGTGAGTAAAGCCGCTGCCGATAAACACGAAAAACGCAGCAAGATAGCCGCAAAGTATGGCTTTGATGCATATGCTGTATCGCCAGATAACCCAGATCCAGTCGCAAGCGCGATAGGTCGTATGGTTGACCATATCTCAATCATGGACGAGAAGATCACATCTTTGTGTACCGAAGTCTGTAAACTCGGCGGTGATGTATGTGACAAGGCTTTGCCTGAGATTGATCTAGAAGATGACTTTAAAGCTGCCGAGCAAGCTGCGGCCAAACAGCGCGAAGCTGGTATGGCTGGTTTTGACCCAAAAATCTAA
- the trmJ gene encoding tRNA (cytosine(32)/uridine(32)-2'-O)-methyltransferase TrmJ — protein sequence MLENVRIVLVNTSHTGNIGSVCRAMKTMGLSDLVLVDPVQEPDSHASALAAGATDILGNAKIVPELKDAIADCQLTIATSARSRTLSWPMLEPRECGKKVVEEGQNAKVALVFGRENSGLTNEELQQCQFHVHIPSNPEYSSLNLAMAVQTLCYEIRMHFLDSQQAQFEPSDVEYPNSEQLEGFYMHLEQALTKTGFIVKQHPGQVMAKLRRLFNRARPESHELNILRGVLASIEKDANNTKD from the coding sequence ATGTTAGAAAACGTTCGAATTGTACTGGTTAACACCTCACACACAGGCAACATTGGATCAGTTTGTCGTGCTATGAAAACAATGGGATTGTCAGACTTAGTATTAGTCGACCCTGTTCAAGAGCCAGATAGCCACGCGTCGGCGTTAGCCGCTGGTGCAACAGACATTTTGGGCAACGCCAAAATTGTTCCTGAACTCAAGGACGCCATCGCTGATTGTCAGTTAACTATTGCGACAAGCGCGCGTTCTCGTACTTTGTCATGGCCAATGCTTGAGCCACGTGAGTGTGGTAAAAAAGTAGTCGAAGAAGGACAAAATGCCAAAGTGGCCTTGGTGTTCGGACGTGAAAACTCAGGATTGACCAACGAAGAACTACAGCAGTGTCAGTTCCACGTGCATATTCCTTCAAACCCTGAGTACAGCTCTTTGAATTTGGCGATGGCTGTTCAGACCTTGTGTTATGAGATCCGCATGCACTTCTTAGATAGCCAACAAGCGCAGTTCGAACCAAGTGATGTTGAATATCCAAACAGCGAACAGCTGGAAGGGTTTTATATGCATTTGGAGCAGGCCCTTACTAAGACAGGCTTTATTGTAAAACAACACCCAGGTCAGGTGATGGCAAAACTTCGTCGATTGTTCAACCGCGCTCGTCCTGAGTCACATGAGTTAAACATTTTACGCGGCGTTTTAGCCTCAATTGAAAAAGACGCAAACAATACCAAGGACTAA
- a CDS encoding DMT family transporter, with amino-acid sequence MTAVLLWSTVATAFKIALDYLAPSELLLFACTSSAIALLFVCLVQGKLAHCKVELKNRPGYYILSALINPVGYYLVLFGAYSLLPGSQAQPINYTWAISLTILSAVVLKQRITFKDGIACVLGYLGVFVIATKGNVFGVQFDSITGVALALFSTFLWSGFWILNAKNLTDSTVSLTINFCIATVVLWIFVGTQFDFSKLNWVAGSAVVYIGLFEMGITFLFWSKAMKLTTNTSVIANLIFLSPFVSLILLHYVRGEQIYLATVVGLLIIIGALLIQQLPFKTKKG; translated from the coding sequence ATGACTGCGGTACTGCTGTGGTCAACGGTCGCAACTGCATTTAAAATTGCACTTGATTACTTAGCACCAAGTGAGTTACTGCTTTTTGCTTGCACCAGCTCGGCTATCGCCTTGCTGTTTGTGTGCTTGGTTCAAGGCAAACTTGCGCACTGTAAAGTCGAGTTAAAGAACCGGCCGGGCTATTACATCCTTTCCGCGCTTATTAACCCGGTCGGGTATTACTTAGTGTTATTTGGCGCATATAGTTTATTACCCGGCTCTCAAGCTCAACCCATTAACTATACCTGGGCCATCTCGCTTACTATTTTATCGGCGGTGGTATTAAAACAGCGCATCACATTTAAAGATGGTATTGCATGTGTGTTGGGTTATTTGGGTGTCTTTGTTATTGCCACTAAAGGCAATGTATTTGGGGTTCAATTTGACAGTATTACTGGCGTAGCGCTTGCGCTCTTTTCGACGTTTTTGTGGTCTGGGTTTTGGATTTTAAACGCCAAAAATCTCACTGATTCAACGGTATCTCTGACTATTAACTTTTGTATTGCAACTGTTGTGCTGTGGATATTTGTCGGTACCCAGTTTGATTTTTCAAAACTCAATTGGGTTGCTGGCAGTGCAGTGGTTTACATAGGTTTGTTTGAAATGGGCATTACGTTTTTGTTCTGGTCCAAAGCGATGAAGTTAACGACTAACACGTCGGTGATTGCCAACCTGATTTTCCTCTCTCCTTTTGTTTCTCTTATTTTGCTGCATTACGTTCGCGGTGAGCAAATTTATCTAGCTACTGTAGTCGGCTTGCTGATCATTATTGGCGCTTTGTTAATTCAACAATTACCCTTTAAAACAAAAAAGGGCTGA